CGCGATTCCGGCTCTAGTCATCGCACTCTTTACGAACGGTTGGCAGAACGCGGCCTTCGTTGCTCTCGGTTTCGTGCTCATCAACCAGCTCGAGGGGCATCTGATCGCGCCGTTTATCGTGAGCGAGAGCGTCGGGCTCTCGCCGCTGGTCGTGATTCTCGCGCTGTTGACCGGCGGAGAGCTCTACGGACTTCCGGGGCTGATCTTGGCGGTTCCCGTGGCGGGAATCGTTAAAGTGCTGCTCGCGAATCTCGTTCCTCAATACACGCCGTACGCGGTGGAACCCGCGTTGCGCAAACCGGTCGCCGTACCGCGCCGTCCGCGTACCAAGCGAGCTCGATAGGCAAGAGTTTCGCTCGGCGCGAACGCTAGGCCCAATCGTGACTATCAACGCCTCTCCAACTTCCGCTATCGGCGTCGACGTGATCGGCGTGCCCATGGATCTCGGCGCCAGCCGGCGCGGCGTGGACATGGGCCCCTATGCCGTGCGCTACGCCAAACTCCACGAACGGCTGGCGAAGCTCGGCATCACCGAGATCAACGATCGCGGCAATTTGCACGTGCCGATTCGCGAGGCGCTTACGCCCAGCGACGCGCACGCGAAGTACTTCGACGTTATCGCGGAGGTCTGCGAGCAGCTCGCAGGGCTAGTGGCGACGGCGGTTACCGAAGGGCGCATGCCGATCGTCCTGGGCGGCGATCATTCGATCGCAATGGGCACGCTTGAAGGGTTGACGCGCGCGCGCGGCGCCGCGCCCGGCCTCGTGTGGATCGACGCACACAGCGACATCAATAGCCCCGAGAGTTCGCCGTCGGGGAACGTTCACGGAATGCCGTTGTGGTTTGCCCTGAAGAACGGCTTCGCCGATCCGAAGCGTACGGTGCAGATCGGGCTGCGCGACGTCGATGCAAATGAGAAACGCATCTTGCGCGAATCCGGAGTGCGGGCGTTCACGATGAGCGATGTCGACCGGCTCGGCATGACGCGCGTAATGGAAGAGACGATCGCCATAACGGGCGCCGGGAGCGGAAAAATTCACGTGTCGTTCGACATGGACGGCATCGACCCGAGCGAGGCGCCGGGCACGGGAACGCCGGTCAAAGGCGGCTTGAGTTATC
This is a stretch of genomic DNA from Candidatus Baltobacteraceae bacterium. It encodes these proteins:
- the rocF gene encoding arginase, with protein sequence MTINASPTSAIGVDVIGVPMDLGASRRGVDMGPYAVRYAKLHERLAKLGITEINDRGNLHVPIREALTPSDAHAKYFDVIAEVCEQLAGLVATAVTEGRMPIVLGGDHSIAMGTLEGLTRARGAAPGLVWIDAHSDINSPESSPSGNVHGMPLWFALKNGFADPKRTVQIGLRDVDANEKRILRESGVRAFTMSDVDRLGMTRVMEETIAITGAGSGKIHVSFDMDGIDPSEAPGTGTPVKGGLSYREAHLAMEMLAESTQLGSIEMVEINPILDTRNQTAVLAVGLICSGLGKSIL